One segment of Salvelinus fontinalis isolate EN_2023a chromosome 42, ASM2944872v1, whole genome shotgun sequence DNA contains the following:
- the LOC129841514 gene encoding transmembrane protein 154-like isoform X1 has product MSAAAPVHGNTRTRGRRGHREMTPSSIMLLLALTACLAGTVFCQGDEDTNTVEETLTENDAGFSVIPTVSDATPTPDSYRSSESPSEGYETEAESGSGFSPGVNSEGEEQLKSSETPLEDSLSLTFILVPVVLVVVIIAMVVGVVVINRRWNRKEKSNSDNVEEDKYLHGSDDTENVPMPMFEDDVPSVLELEMEDLEQWMNKDCESSKKHQEKMYGSPLIIIFENNV; this is encoded by the exons ATGTCTGCCGCTGCTCCTGTCCATGGTAACACAaggacgagagggaggagaggccaCAGGGAAATGACCCCATCGTCGATCATGTTGCTGCTGGCTCTGACAGCCTGTCTAGCTGGGACTG TGTTCtgccagggtgatgaggacacAAATACTGTTGAAGAAACACTAACAGAAAATGATGCTGGGTTCTCAG TGATCCCAACTGTAAGTGACGCTACCCCTACACCAGACTCATACCGATCatctgagagtccttcag AGGGATATGAGACTGAAGCTGAATCTGGTTCTGGATTCAGTCCAGGTGTCAATTCAGAAG GGGAGGAACAGCTCAAATCCTCTGAAACACCACTGGAGGACAGTCTGAGTCTCACCTTCATCCTGGTTCCTGTTGTGCTGGTGGTCGTGATAATCGCCATGGTAGTGGGCGTAGTCGTAATCAACCGCAGATGGAATCGGAAAGAAAAGAGCAATTCTG ATAATGTAGAAGAGGATAAATATTTGCATGGTAGCGATGACACAGAAAACGTTCCAAT GCCCATGTTTGAGGATGATGTCCCCTCTGTGTTGGAGCTGGAGATGGAAGACCTGGAACAGTGGATGAATAAAGATTGTGAGTCATCTAAAAAACACCAAGAGAAAATGTATGGCAGCCCACTAATAATTATCTTTGAAAATAATGTATAA
- the LOC129841514 gene encoding transmembrane protein 154-like isoform X2 — MSAAAPVHGNTRTRGRRGHREMTPSSIMLLLALTACLAGTVFCQGDEDTNTVEETLTENDAGFSVIPTVSDATPTPDSYRSSESPSEGYETEAESGSGFSPGVNSEGEEQLKSSETPLEDSLSLTFILVPVVLVVVIIAMVVGVVVINRRWNRKEKSNSDNVEEDKYLHGSDDTENVPMPMFEDDVPSVLELEMEDLEQWMNKDC; from the exons ATGTCTGCCGCTGCTCCTGTCCATGGTAACACAaggacgagagggaggagaggccaCAGGGAAATGACCCCATCGTCGATCATGTTGCTGCTGGCTCTGACAGCCTGTCTAGCTGGGACTG TGTTCtgccagggtgatgaggacacAAATACTGTTGAAGAAACACTAACAGAAAATGATGCTGGGTTCTCAG TGATCCCAACTGTAAGTGACGCTACCCCTACACCAGACTCATACCGATCatctgagagtccttcag AGGGATATGAGACTGAAGCTGAATCTGGTTCTGGATTCAGTCCAGGTGTCAATTCAGAAG GGGAGGAACAGCTCAAATCCTCTGAAACACCACTGGAGGACAGTCTGAGTCTCACCTTCATCCTGGTTCCTGTTGTGCTGGTGGTCGTGATAATCGCCATGGTAGTGGGCGTAGTCGTAATCAACCGCAGATGGAATCGGAAAGAAAAGAGCAATTCTG ATAATGTAGAAGAGGATAAATATTTGCATGGTAGCGATGACACAGAAAACGTTCCAAT GCCCATGTTTGAGGATGATGTCCCCTCTGTGTTGGAGCTGGAGATGGAAGACCTGGAACAGTGGATGAATAAAGATT GCTAG